The following proteins are encoded in a genomic region of Brachypodium distachyon strain Bd21 chromosome 1, Brachypodium_distachyon_v3.0, whole genome shotgun sequence:
- the LOC100832393 gene encoding probable serine/threonine-protein kinase At1g54610, with product MPATQKLNYICLAPHPGGRLFLLSLTLMSPSSSRSFPQPNLSGRGPAMGCAHAKPSQGSPARSDGRGIDHLMRNHGYVPASHRRLTDPLPTTAAAKDSHQHAGINQDRRPTETATTTITSTTVPPSSSSPAPAPAPAPAPLPPRTSTSTPGDSETGLVDGWPTWLLENVPREALRGIVPRSADAYDQVEKVGQGTYSNVYKARERSTGRVVALKKVRFDTAEPESVRFMAREMRILRVLDHPNVMGLDGIATSRMHRSIYLVFDFMASDLSRLLLLPSRPNHHPPLSLPQIKRYMKQLLEGLHHCHERGILHRDIKGSNLLITRDGGLKIGDFGLANYYIPAPNGRRRPLTSRVVTLWYRAPELLLGATDYGVGIDLWSAGCLLAEMFSGKPLMPGRSEVEQLFKIFSLCGSPPDDYWRKLKLPATFRPPKTYKSTMAEKLAGLPPSAFRLLSTLLALDPAARGTAAQALQSDFFTTPPLPCDVSELPVLYKEEVPDPTASHDGRKPKLRQRSNKRRESKKKAGQEQSENEPPKISNVESPSKEGEKATDHDAAEPGQEADAAAIAPSGIQELAENTILKASSSTVSKRFSASPVQASSPAEGSPAPLQDHHQQQLLLRRANTYHTSSDDDHQQHQTLLLPLDGRGEANGGGGMVRHGIATRSASTSGHDMMRRREREFPHKHYVSV from the exons ATGCCCGCGACACAAAAATTAAACTATATATGTTTGGCGCCACATCCCGGCGGCCGcctctttctcctctctctaACGTTGATGTCTCCGTCCTCCTCCCGCTCCTTCCCCCAACCCAACCTCAGTGGCCGTGGCCCTGCCATGGGCTGCGCTCACGCCAAGCCCTCCCAGGGCTCCCCTGCCCGCAGCGACGGCCGCGGCATCGACCACCTCATGCGCAACCACGGCTACGTCCCCGCCTCCCACCGCCGCCTCACCGACCCCCtccccaccaccgccgccgccaaggactcTCATCAGCACGCCGGCATAAATCAGGATCGCCGTCCGACAGAAACAGCGACTACTACGATCACATCCACCACGGTtccgccatcttcttcttcaccagCCCCGGCCCCAGCACCCGCACCAGCGCCCCTGCCACCGAGGACGAGTACGAGTACTCCGGGCGACAGCGAGACGGGGCTGGTGGACGGGTGGCCGACATGGCTCCTAGAGAACGTGCCCCGGGAGGCTCTCCGGGGGATCGTGCCCCGGAGCGCGGACGCCTACGACCAGGTGGAGAAGGTCGGCCAGGGCACCTACAGCAACGTGTACAAGGCCCGGGAGCGGTCCACGGGCCGCGTGGTGGCGCTCAAGAAGGTCCGCTTCGACACCGCCGAGCCTGAGAGCGTCCGGTTCATGGCCCGGGAGATGCGGATCCTCCGCGTCCTCGACCACCCCAACGTCATGGGCCTCGACGGCATCGCCACCTCCCGCATGCACCGCTCCATCTACCTCGTCTTCGATTTCATGGCCTCCGACctctcccgcctcctcctcctcccctcccgccCCAACCATCATccccccctctccctcccccaG ATAAAGAGGTACATGAAGCAGCTGCTGGAGGGGCTACACCACTGCCACGAGAGGGGGATACTGCACAGGGACATCAAGGGCTCGAACCTGCTGATCACGCGGGACGGCGGGCTCAAGATCGGCGACTTCGGCCTGGCAAACTACTACATCCCGGCCCCCaacggccggcgccggccactGACGAGCCGGGTGGTGACGCTCTGGTACAGGGCGCCGGAGCTTCTCCTGGGCGCCACGGACTACGGCGTGGGCATCGACCTCTGGAGCGCCGGCTGCCTGCTGGCGGAGATGTTCTCGGGGAAGCCGCTCATGCCGGGCCGCTCCGAGGTGGAGCAGCTCTTCAAGATCTTCAGCCTGTGTGGATCCCCGCCAGATGATTACTGGCGGAAGTTGAAGCTCCCGGCCACGTTCCGCCCGCCCAAGACGTATAAGTCGACCATGGCGGAGAAGCTTGCCGGTCTGCCGCCGTCCGCGTTCCGGCTGCTCTCcacgctcctcgcgctcgaccccgccgcccgcggtACCGCCGCCCAGGCTCTCCAGAGCGAC TTCTTTACGACTCCGCCATTGCCGTGCGACGTCTCGGAGCTCCCCGTCCTGTACAAGGAGGAGGTCCCGGATCCGACCGCATCCCACGATGGAAGGAA GCCCAAGCTGAGACAGCGTTCTAACAAGCGAAGGGAAAGCAAGAAGAAAGCTGGGCAGGAACAAAGCGAGAATGAACCGCCCAAGATCTCCAATGTCGAATCTCCCAGCAAAGAG GGGGAGAAAGCTACTGATCATGACGCGGCAGAACCTGGTCAAGAAGCCGatgccgccgccattgccccCTCGGGCATCCAAGAACTAGCCGAGAACACCATCTTAAAGGCTTCCTCCAGCACTGTCTCCAAACGGTTCTCGGCCAGCCCAGTTCAGGCGTCGTCGCCCGCAGAGGGCTCGCCTGCGCCGCTGCAagaccaccaccagcagcagctcctgCTTCGGAGGGCAAACACCTACCACACAAGCAGCGACGACGATCACCAGCAGCACCAGACTCTACTACTACCTCTGGATGGTCGCGGCGAGGcgaacggcggtggcggcatgGTGCGGCACGGCATCGCCACCAGATCGGCTTCGACATCGGGGCACGACATGATGCGGCGCCGGGAGAGGGAGTTCCCACACAAACACTACGTTTCTGTGTAG
- the LOC100826521 gene encoding uncharacterized protein LOC100826521 → MEKSRSVPREHSAPTAAYYGSGGGYDYEDVAGGAPAAAKSYSFNGPSAGDDPEAKRRRRVASYNVFASQARLKSSVRGSFKWLKSKLSDVRYGGL, encoded by the coding sequence ATGGAGAAGAGCAGATCGGTGCCGCGGGAGCactcggcgccgacggcggcgtactacggcagcggcggcgggtacGACTACGAGGACGTCGCCGGGGGAGCGCCGGCAGCTGCCAAGTCCTACAGCTTCAACGGGCCGAGCGCCGGCGACGACCCGGAggcgaagcggcggcggcgcgttgCGTCGTACAACGTGTTCGCGTCGCAGGCCAGGCTCAAGTCCTCCGTCCGCGGCAGCTTCAAGTGGCTCAAGTCCAAGCTCTCCGACGTCCGCTACGGTGGCCTCTGA
- the LOC100832711 gene encoding uncharacterized protein LOC100832711 isoform X2, with protein sequence MFNSKFYNKCKHAFKCIRTRLVLIRRKKQAMIRFMKKDIADLLANGHDTHAFGRMDGLIIEMNHSCCYDMIEECCDLIGKQLNSLQKQRDCPQETREAVSTLIFAAARFPDLPELYDLRHIFTERYGNFLEPFVNLEFVRKLDSESFIKEEKFELMQSIAEESSVSFDTKALEIKLWAAAESKDVELAVPFPNKQKDSEAPLERKSEATALGQKQNLEELKPIDVQAAWAVAIGVGRLNDNNSGKAHSDKSDGMEHLEKSVSPLVTKRGDTQKDHIKPDCKDYYEKSVSPLDMKMGNMPKEDQKLKKIDSRPSEKELMEAVELDINGLPKQGSDSVNFPEAESNNKIAPPIAKPKETKKEHGVEKENDRGLGYRHRSQVPGRPDHNGRHTNLGLKALGLQNQGPSSLNPSIGKITNRPPPYAKVNGAKGKNCDGKEESNGFLHGRPQHLADPGRTEQDGHRAPDTASNMQPPYVKPVSVRRKKLPEPVNVYGEAPKDENVTSRTTSSHRRQSSKHKGASDGCDQKDGVGNDRNVERTPSGRPSPPGRRNDALYNNDHDGSMQRPRAGQDETAIYFGNLLPRSANGHRRLNSRNTDVCDGDLDEEERMMDKLLIHYSKKGLDMDETKTRTETANGHGTQTQCQQNGSMHPPGRAVSLPPGTVSTDEAAKVPARSTSLRPECPRSVHVHPRMPDFEELAARVTALRNA encoded by the exons atgtTTAACTCCAAGTTCTACAACAAGTG TAAGCATGCGTTCAAATGCATCCGGACGCGGCTGGTCCTGATACGGCGGAAGAAGCAGGCCATGATCCGGTTCATGAAGAAGGACATAGCCGACCTACTCGCCAATGGCCACGACACACACGCCTTTGGACGG ATGGACGGGCTAATTATTGAGATGAACCATTCTTGTTGTTATGATATGATTGAGGAGTGCTGTGATCTCATTGGAAAACAACTCAACAGCCTTCAGAAACAAAG GGATTGCCCCCAGGAAACCAGGGAGGCAGTGTCAACTCTAATTTTTGCCGCTGCTCGGTTTCCAGATTTGCCTGAACTGTATGACCTTAGGCATATATTCACAGAAAGATATGGCAATTTTCTCGAGCCCTTTGTTAACCTTGAG TTTGTTCGGAAACTTGACAGTGAATCATTcataaaagaggagaagtttGAACTAATGCAAAGTATTGCTGAAGAATCCTCAGTTTCTTTTGATACCAAGGCATTGGAAATCAAGTTATGGGCCGCAGCGGAATCTAAAGAT GTTGAACTGGCAGTACCTTTTCCCAATAAGCAGAAGGATAGTGAAGCTCCACTCGAAAGAAAATCTGAAGCTACAGCTTTAGGCCAAAAGCAGAATCTGGAAGAATTGAAGCCAATAGATGTCCAGGCTGCTTGGGCTGTTGCTATTGGTGTTGGTCGATTAAATGATAATAATTCTGGAAAAGCGCATTCTGATAAATCTGATGGTATGGAACATTTGGAGAAATCAGTATCTCCTTTGGTCACTAAAAGAGGGGATACTCAAAAAGATCATATAAAACCTGACTGCAAGGACTATTATGAGAAATCAGTTTCTCCTTTGGACATGAAAATGGGGAACATGCCAAAAGAAGATCAGAAATTGAAGAAAATAGATTCTCGCCCTTCCGAAAAGGAGCTGATGGAAGCTGTAGAGCTAGATATCAATGGCCTGCCGAAGCAAGGATCTGATTCAGTGAATTTTCCTGAGGCAGAAAGCAATAATAAGATAGCTCCACCAATTGCCAAGCCAAAAGAAACTAAGAAAGAACATGGTGTCGAAAAAGAGAATGATAGGGGACTTGGTTACCGTCACCGATCACAAGTGCCTGGCCGTCCTGATCATAATGGGAGACACACAAACTTAGGGTTAAAAGCTCTTGGCCTACAGAATCAGGGACCTAGTTCACTGAATCCTTCAATTGGTAAGATTACAAACAGGCCACCTCCTTATGCCAAGGTGAATGGAGCGAAGGGCAAGAATTGTGATGGGAAAGAAGAGAGCAATGGTTTCTTGCATGGTAGACCACAACACTTGGCAGATCCAGGACGCACGGAGCAAGATGGACATCGAGCCCCAGATACAGCATCTAACATGCAGCCACCTTATGTTAAACCTGTCTCAGTTAGAAGGAAGAAACTACCAGAACCTGTTAATGTTTATGGTGAGGCACCTAAAGATGAGAACGTCACAAGCCGAACAACCAGCAGTCACAGAAGGCAGTCAAGCAAGCACAAGGGTGCTAGTGATGGCTGTGACCAGAAGGATGGTGTTGGTAATGACAGGAATGTTGAGAGAACTCCTAGTGGTCGACCAAGTCCCCCAGGCAGGAGAAATGATGCTTTGTACAACAACGACCATGATGGATCCATGCAGCGGCCTCGAGCAGGCCAAGATGAGACTGCTATTTATTTTGGTAATCTCTTACCTCGGTCTGCAAACGGGCATCGTCGACTTAACAGCAGGAACACTGATGTGTGTGATGGAGATCTTGATGAGGAAGAAAGAATGATGGACAAGCTTCTGATTCACTACAGCAAAAAGGGTTTAGACATGGATGAAACTAAAACAAGAACAGAAACTGCTAACGGCCATGGAACACAAACACAGTGCCAGCAAAACGGCTCCATGCACCCTCCAGGAAGAGCAGTCTCGCTACCGCCAGGAACAGTCAGCACGGACGAAGCTGCAAAGGTTCCCGCTCGATCTACCTCGCTGCGGCCGGAGTGTCCTCGGAGCGTGCACGTGCACCCAAGAATGCCGGACTTCGAAGAATTGGCTGCCCGGGTCACTGCTCTGAGGAATGCCTGA
- the LOC100832711 gene encoding uncharacterized protein LOC100832711 isoform X1: protein MFNSKFYNKCKHAFKCIRTRLVLIRRKKQAMIRFMKKDIADLLANGHDTHAFGRMDGLIIEMNHSCCYDMIEECCDLIGKQLNSLQKQRDCPQETREAVSTLIFAAARFPDLPELYDLRHIFTERYGNFLEPFVNLEFVRKLDSESFIKEEKFELMQSIAEESSVSFDTKALEIKLWAAAESKDVLIGSASLKQVELAVPFPNKQKDSEAPLERKSEATALGQKQNLEELKPIDVQAAWAVAIGVGRLNDNNSGKAHSDKSDGMEHLEKSVSPLVTKRGDTQKDHIKPDCKDYYEKSVSPLDMKMGNMPKEDQKLKKIDSRPSEKELMEAVELDINGLPKQGSDSVNFPEAESNNKIAPPIAKPKETKKEHGVEKENDRGLGYRHRSQVPGRPDHNGRHTNLGLKALGLQNQGPSSLNPSIGKITNRPPPYAKVNGAKGKNCDGKEESNGFLHGRPQHLADPGRTEQDGHRAPDTASNMQPPYVKPVSVRRKKLPEPVNVYGEAPKDENVTSRTTSSHRRQSSKHKGASDGCDQKDGVGNDRNVERTPSGRPSPPGRRNDALYNNDHDGSMQRPRAGQDETAIYFGNLLPRSANGHRRLNSRNTDVCDGDLDEEERMMDKLLIHYSKKGLDMDETKTRTETANGHGTQTQCQQNGSMHPPGRAVSLPPGTVSTDEAAKVPARSTSLRPECPRSVHVHPRMPDFEELAARVTALRNA, encoded by the exons atgtTTAACTCCAAGTTCTACAACAAGTG TAAGCATGCGTTCAAATGCATCCGGACGCGGCTGGTCCTGATACGGCGGAAGAAGCAGGCCATGATCCGGTTCATGAAGAAGGACATAGCCGACCTACTCGCCAATGGCCACGACACACACGCCTTTGGACGG ATGGACGGGCTAATTATTGAGATGAACCATTCTTGTTGTTATGATATGATTGAGGAGTGCTGTGATCTCATTGGAAAACAACTCAACAGCCTTCAGAAACAAAG GGATTGCCCCCAGGAAACCAGGGAGGCAGTGTCAACTCTAATTTTTGCCGCTGCTCGGTTTCCAGATTTGCCTGAACTGTATGACCTTAGGCATATATTCACAGAAAGATATGGCAATTTTCTCGAGCCCTTTGTTAACCTTGAG TTTGTTCGGAAACTTGACAGTGAATCATTcataaaagaggagaagtttGAACTAATGCAAAGTATTGCTGAAGAATCCTCAGTTTCTTTTGATACCAAGGCATTGGAAATCAAGTTATGGGCCGCAGCGGAATCTAAAGAT GTTCTTATTGGAAGTGCCTCATTGAAACAGGTTGAACTGGCAGTACCTTTTCCCAATAAGCAGAAGGATAGTGAAGCTCCACTCGAAAGAAAATCTGAAGCTACAGCTTTAGGCCAAAAGCAGAATCTGGAAGAATTGAAGCCAATAGATGTCCAGGCTGCTTGGGCTGTTGCTATTGGTGTTGGTCGATTAAATGATAATAATTCTGGAAAAGCGCATTCTGATAAATCTGATGGTATGGAACATTTGGAGAAATCAGTATCTCCTTTGGTCACTAAAAGAGGGGATACTCAAAAAGATCATATAAAACCTGACTGCAAGGACTATTATGAGAAATCAGTTTCTCCTTTGGACATGAAAATGGGGAACATGCCAAAAGAAGATCAGAAATTGAAGAAAATAGATTCTCGCCCTTCCGAAAAGGAGCTGATGGAAGCTGTAGAGCTAGATATCAATGGCCTGCCGAAGCAAGGATCTGATTCAGTGAATTTTCCTGAGGCAGAAAGCAATAATAAGATAGCTCCACCAATTGCCAAGCCAAAAGAAACTAAGAAAGAACATGGTGTCGAAAAAGAGAATGATAGGGGACTTGGTTACCGTCACCGATCACAAGTGCCTGGCCGTCCTGATCATAATGGGAGACACACAAACTTAGGGTTAAAAGCTCTTGGCCTACAGAATCAGGGACCTAGTTCACTGAATCCTTCAATTGGTAAGATTACAAACAGGCCACCTCCTTATGCCAAGGTGAATGGAGCGAAGGGCAAGAATTGTGATGGGAAAGAAGAGAGCAATGGTTTCTTGCATGGTAGACCACAACACTTGGCAGATCCAGGACGCACGGAGCAAGATGGACATCGAGCCCCAGATACAGCATCTAACATGCAGCCACCTTATGTTAAACCTGTCTCAGTTAGAAGGAAGAAACTACCAGAACCTGTTAATGTTTATGGTGAGGCACCTAAAGATGAGAACGTCACAAGCCGAACAACCAGCAGTCACAGAAGGCAGTCAAGCAAGCACAAGGGTGCTAGTGATGGCTGTGACCAGAAGGATGGTGTTGGTAATGACAGGAATGTTGAGAGAACTCCTAGTGGTCGACCAAGTCCCCCAGGCAGGAGAAATGATGCTTTGTACAACAACGACCATGATGGATCCATGCAGCGGCCTCGAGCAGGCCAAGATGAGACTGCTATTTATTTTGGTAATCTCTTACCTCGGTCTGCAAACGGGCATCGTCGACTTAACAGCAGGAACACTGATGTGTGTGATGGAGATCTTGATGAGGAAGAAAGAATGATGGACAAGCTTCTGATTCACTACAGCAAAAAGGGTTTAGACATGGATGAAACTAAAACAAGAACAGAAACTGCTAACGGCCATGGAACACAAACACAGTGCCAGCAAAACGGCTCCATGCACCCTCCAGGAAGAGCAGTCTCGCTACCGCCAGGAACAGTCAGCACGGACGAAGCTGCAAAGGTTCCCGCTCGATCTACCTCGCTGCGGCCGGAGTGTCCTCGGAGCGTGCACGTGCACCCAAGAATGCCGGACTTCGAAGAATTGGCTGCCCGGGTCACTGCTCTGAGGAATGCCTGA
- the LOC100833016 gene encoding ras-related protein RHN1 gives MGPSNVIQAKLVLLGDLGAGKTSIVVRFAKGLYYDCQESTIGAAFFSQALAVRSGGAGGEEDTVRFDIWDTAGQERYHSLAPMYYRGAAAAVVVYDITSTDSYIRAKKWIDELQRQGNPHLVMALVGNKVDLEEKRQIRTQEALEYAERNGLFFVETSAKTAHHISELFYELAQRLVKVRPNRPAGMILHEGRRSGGGRWFCCSG, from the exons ATGGGTCCGAGCAACGTGATCCAGGCCAAGCTG GTGCTTCTGGGAGACCTGGGAGCCGGGAAGACCAGCATCGTGGTCCGCTTCGCCAAGGGGCTCTACTACGATTGCCAG GAGTCGACGATCGGggcggccttcttctcgcAGGCGCTGGCCGTGCGGAGCGGTGGCgccggaggggaggaggacaCCGTGCGGTTCGACATCTGGGACACCGCCGGCCAGGAGCGCTACCACAGCCTCGCGCCCATGTACtaccgcggcgccgccgcagccgtcgTCGTCTACGACATCACCAGCACG GATTCGTACATTCGAGCAAAGAAGTGGATAGACGAGCTTCAGAGACAAG GGAACCCACATTTGGTGATGGCGTTAGTGGGCAACAAGGTCGATTTGGAAGAGAAGAGGCAGATCCGGACGCAG GAGGCGTTGGAGTACGCGGAACGGAACGGCCTCTTCTTCGTGGAGACGTCGGCCAAGACGGCGCACCACATCAGCGAGCTCTTCTACGAGCTAG CCCAGAGACTGGTGAAAGTCCGGCCGAACCGTCCGGCGGGGATGATCTTGCAcgaaggccggaggagcggcggcggacggtgGTTCTGTTGCTCCGGATGA
- the LOC100833950 gene encoding uncharacterized protein LOC100833950 yields MDEVVFRSRLQRHVLAPPPDVVVITDEEEEELVLGHDDDDWKEVDSEEDDEESAEDESQEASGGGEEEEYFDSDESSDDEEEDDDEIFGGDEVLLARLRQLRPNFVPKGRFLGPAPRFATAGNTAGFMRVFATEESQQHGGGGEKQILVFYRYTRFRAAEPESGGGGVRARGSTREHQVRFVLPHAGDAARSLAWAASALVPLIYPGRSTKQLQALWSALASQVRVPPRAARVEVLVDVGILRLPDCTPPGMEGMAAALQGKMLDPWPAGFVGMELRLPEPVLCGGGTEGEATDDDDDDGGGDTDCCERRSAKRRKVAADFAAQECAVCLEPLESDLAAWPGCSRPHVFHGGCLERSLKECETCPICRRKLYVEGA; encoded by the coding sequence ATGGACGAGGTCGTTTTCCGGTCTCGTCTGCAGCGCCACGttctcgcgccgccgccggacgtgGTCGTGATTacggacgaggaagaagaagagttggTTCTTGGCCACGATGATGACGACTGGAAGGAGGTGGATtcggaggaggacgatgaGGAGTCCGCGGAGGATGAGTCCCAggaggcgagcggcggcggcgaggaggaggagtattTCGACAGCGACGAAAGCAGCGAtgacgaagaggaggatgacgaCGAGATcttcggcggcgacgaggtaCTACTAGCACGGCTGCGGCAACTCCGCCCGAACTTCGTCCCCAAAGGGCGGTTCCTCGGCCCCGCGCCGCGGTTCGCCACCGCCGGGAACACGGCCGGCTTCATGCGTGTCTTCGCCACCGAGGAGAGCCAAcaacatggcggcggcggcgagaagcAGATCTTGGTGTTCTACCGCTACACCCGCTTCAGGGCGGCGGAACCGGaatcgggcggcggcggggtgcgggcgcgcggcagCACGAGGGAGCACCAGGTCCGGTTCGTCCTCCCGCACGCCGGCGACGCGGCGAGGTCGCTGGCGTGGGCCGCGTCGGCGCTGGTCCCGCTGATCTACCCCGGCCGCTCCACCAAGCAGCTCCAGGCGCTCTGGTCCGCCCTAGCCTCGCAGGTGCGCGTCCCGCCGCGAGCAGCGCGCGTCGAGGTGCTCGTCGACGTCGGCATCCTCCGTCTGCCGGACTGCACCCCGCCTGGCATGGAGGGCATGGCCGCCGCGCTTCAGGGCAAGATGCTGGATCCGTGGCCCGCGGGCTTCGTTGGCATGGAGCTGCGCCTGCCGGAGCCCGTgctgtgcggcggcggcacggaaGGGGAAgccaccgacgacgacgacgacgacggcggcggcgacacgGACTGCTGCGAGAGGCGGTCGGCGAAGAGAAGGAAGGTCGCGGCTGATTTCGCGGCGCAGGAGTGCGCCGTTTGCCTGGAGCCCCTGGAGAGCGACCTCGCGGCGTGGCCCGGGTGCTCCAGGCCTCACGTGTTCCATGGCGGGTGCTTGGAGCGCAGCCTCAAGGAGTGCGAGACGTGCCCCATCTGCAGGCGCAAGTTGTACGTCGAGGGCGCCTAA